Proteins co-encoded in one Aspergillus flavus chromosome 2, complete sequence genomic window:
- a CDS encoding uncharacterized protein (of unknown function-domain containing protein), translated as MFSSNLPVQWPGWSTCFYFSFISSFLFYIATRQKKNQFTDRIASNDQDAVKPNSYPPVEPLPDFDWKTKEPIKIRPFKPKYHLTMSIQEGTVNELIEIDMNYLDRINLRKRIMAEHPETVLAAEDCVKPAVDEFYTWLVGTYLPTRYPRMFQLLSSDGEKSAFLHSLVTDEIFSLSPEGNPLDTLRVMGGLIEDDLLFLMPSDDGDGFTLRGFVTCFPNGFNTSKKLGLKLRDIHKPVPQYKEKLEKSMDRFSQRLGVGRFIKRANWTITTTDQLFTPAGNHLYEGEEIPQEEVDINTARVRVERQFLHRLPQSHALLFSFKTLLYKLPEIKKEGLGEVLAEAIDGLKQGNAPGFHFYKRAAVWGESAKSYLRS; from the exons ATGTTCAGCTCGAACCTCCCTGTACAGTGGCCGGGATGGTCTACATGTTTCTACTTTAGCTTCATCTCCAGCTTCCTATTCTATATAGCAACacggcagaagaagaatcaaTTCACGGATCGCATCGCAAGCAATGACCAAGACGCGGTCAAGCCAAACAGCTACCCACCAGTCGAGCCTCTCCCAGATTTCGATTGGAAGACAAAAGAGCCGATCAAGATACGGCCCTTCAAGCCGAAATACCATCTTACTATGA GCATCCAAGAAGGGACAGTCAACGAACTTATCGAAATAGACATGAACTATCTCGATCGCATAAACCTCCGAAAGAGAATCATGGCAGAACATCCTGAAACAGTCCTAGCCGCGGAGGATTGTGTCAAGCCCGCGGTCGACGAATTTTACACCTGGTTGGTGGGAACATATCTACCCACACGGTACCCTCGAATGTTTCAATTGCTGTCGTCCGATGGGGAGAAGTCGGCATTCTTGCATAGTCTGGTCACAGATGAGATTTTTTCACTTTCTCCTGAAGGGAACCCCTTGGATACCTTGCGGGTTATGGGCGGTTTGATTGAGGATGACCTCCTTTTTCTAATGCCCTCCGATGACGGGGACGGCTTTACACTCAGAGGTTTTGTGACGTGCTTTCCGAATGGCTTCAACACTTCGAAGAAGTTGGGCCTTAAACTCCGGGATATTCATAAACCTGTGCCCCAGTACAAagagaagctggagaagagTATGGATCGCTTTTCTCAGAGGCTCGGAGTAGGCAGGTTTATTAAACGCGCTAAT TGGACTATTACGACTACGGACCAACTGTTCACGCCGGCTGGGAACCACCTTTACGAGGGCGAAGAGATTCCTCAAGAAGAGGTTGATATAAATACT GCCCGTGTCCGTGTCGAGAGACAATTTCTGCACCGCTTACCTCAAAGCCATGCTctacttttttctttcaaaaCTCTTCTGTACAAGCTTCCTGAAATTAAGAAAGAAGGGCTCGGGGAGGTCCTTGCCGAGGCAATTGACGGCTTGAAGCAGGGAAATGCCCCTGGATTCCATTTCTATAAACGGGCTGCGGTTTGGGGAGAATCTGCAAAATCGTATCTTCGAAGCTAA
- a CDS encoding uncharacterized protein (expressed protein), whose amino-acid sequence MPVPDANSGTSLQSPDRLTVHQMSADSTDCNDISSPRDKGHGHKQPLRFRILNNDISSHKSSNSSFDITPSRGLDHIDHQSRSLLKYFSEKVAPAMGPFNTVFNGYRDLILPLSEQDQTVKSAVLAAAASHISLKHCEWKPLASKYRMAAIRGLNQRSTAEYPNKSIDYSSLSTMVLLLVEQMIIVGTDFHILLRMMKSFIESQQCSDLAETEPLGTFLMQQIRKMSLYAGPLVMGLSAAKSLENMSNKDLDFLFSCLKIHPEYSSFIFKLANLIRTAAQIYLSRATNMPNQVIKELVQQFLADTASYNATSPGGHILIWPFFIVGAECSSEQDREFVTMQLQNLWDCTGFGSPLYAIKLLGDIWQEPPGTNWTQTLVDKVEGFIM is encoded by the exons ATGCCTGTGCCAGATGCAAA TTCTGGCACCTCGCTCCAATCACCGGATCGCTTAACAGTACACCAAATGTCTGCTGATTCTACAGATTGTAATGATATCAGCTCTCCGAGGGATAAGGGTCATGGGCACAAACAACCACTTCGCTTTCGAATACTGAATAATGACATATCATCACACAAGTCGAGcaattcttcctttgacaTTACCCCGTCCCGGGGCTTGGATCATATTGACCACCAGTCTCGATCTCTACTCAAATACT TTTCGGAGAAAGTTGCACCAGCAATGGGCCCCTTCAACACCGTCTTCAACGGCTATCGAGATCTAATTTTACCTTTGTCGGAACAAGACCAAACCGTCAAAAGCGCAGTTTTAGCCGCCGCCGCTTCCCATATCTCTTTAAAGCATTGTGAATGGAAGCCACTGGCTTCCAAGTATCGAATGGCTGCCATTCGAGGATTAAATCAGCGGAGTACCGCAGAATACCCGAACAAGTCGATCGATTACTCGAGTCTGTCAACCAtggtccttcttcttgtaGAGCAGATGATCATAGTGGGAACAGACTTTCATATTCTCCTCCGAATGATGAAGAGCTTCATAGAATCACAACAATGTTCAGACCTAGCCGAGACAGAACCTCTAGGAACATTCCTGATGCAACAGATAAGAAA GATGTCTCTATATGCAGGACCCTTAGTGATGGGTCTTTCCGCAGCCAAAAGTCTCGAAAATATGTCTAACAAAGACCTGGACTTCTTGTTTAGCTGTCTCAAAATCCACCCGGAGTATTCTTCCTTCATTTTCAAATTAGCCAATCTCATCCGCACGGCAGCTCAAATATACTTGAGTCGGGCAACCAACATGCCAAACCAGGTGATCAAGGAACTGGTTCAACAGTTCCTGGCAGACACCGCTTCTTATAATGCAACTTCACCCGGGGGCCATATTCTGATTTGGCCATTTTTTATAGTCGGGGCGGAGTGCTCGTCCGAGCAAGACAGGGAGTTTGTCACCATGCAGTTACAGAATCTCTGGGATTGTACGGGCTTTGGAAGCCCGCTCTATGCGATCAAGCTGCTGGGAGATATATGGCAGGAACCTCCAGGGACGAATTGGACGCAGACATTAGTGGATAAGGTAGAAGGGTTCATTATGTGA
- a CDS encoding uncharacterized protein (of unknown function-domain containing protein): MTKEYVNPLFRLLVFHNRDSKDRHITGNLVLLSALTFVAYVCFTNRKRLLVMFSRLGHSSSRVRQPPLNAEKKISSTPGQVSYKSVVPPSRRQAASPLLDARAASLEEIAPSTTEILQKHIPVDSNIKDLHGTFCSPTGFSNDDMISLGRFPDYATLSGVRLPEPQPDLNIHTAIARPYRPIRWPYNQTMALNKLDPDHWLELDRNYTLRIQQRQELYMRHGKSVLDYLPGSQHACRELMEMVLQFLCARYPHYFQLLNDQSILRNDIIGTETDLRLIHPLNVLLNNVPEDFAIMLRDPETGAYVLRAGIICSSLGWSLGLKLGKNIDEIHEPVPDYGEKLQFSMNRFFAKMPTDRLIQRGSWGIEIDQPIHIPPGDPIALRHETQDPDIALDRYHLRVDWQTLRRLPVSAAMVFSFRVLFTPVTQFQNEPYIPSLFLKNYREVKPNLLKHKNIWHTEATILPALELWEREQKEQGIIPEDWQPATLDNYPYYPGWEERWNANQSLKETQ, encoded by the exons ATGACCAAGGAATATGTTAATCCTTTGTTTCGTCTTTTAGTTTTTCACAACCGGGACTCAAAGGACAGGCATATCACAGGTAACCTTGTGCTGTTATCGGCACTGACATTTGTTGCCTATGTGTGCTTCACGAACAGAAAACGTCTATTGGTGATGTTTAGCCGTCTAGGACATTCCTCGTCTAGAGTACGCCAACCCCCTTTGAatgccgagaagaagatatctTCTACTCCAGGACAAGTGTCATATAAATCAGTGGTACCTCCAAGTCGCCGACAGGCAGCGTCTCCTCTGCTGGATGCTAGGGCCGCTAGCTTAGAAGAGATAGCCCCTTCAACCACTGAGATACTCCAGAAGCATATACCAGTGGACAGCAATATCAAAGATCTCCATGGAACTTTCTGTTCCCCCACTGGATTCTCTAACGACGACATGATATCTCTGGGCCGCTTTCCAGACTACGCCACGCTTAGTGGTGTCCGTTTACCTGAGCCACAGCCAGACCTCAACATACATACAGCCATTGCTCGACCTTATAGACCTATCAGGTGGCCATATAATCAGACGATGG CTCTAAACAAGCTAGATCCCGATCACTGGCTCGAACTAGATCGGAATTATACATTACGCATCCAGCAGAGGCAGGAACTTTACATGCGTCACGGTAAATCGGTCCTGGACTACCTTCCGGGATCCCAGCATGCCTGCCGAgaattgatggagatggtATTGCAATTTCTTTGTGCACGATATCCCCACTATTTCCAGCTTCTCAACGATCAGTCTATCTTACGGAACGATATTATCGGAACCGAGACCGACCTCCGCCTCATCCACCCTCTGAATGTTCTTTTGAATAACGTTCCTGAAGATTTCGCTATTATGTTGAGGGACCCAGAAACTGGTGCATATGTCTTGCGAGCTGGTATCATCTGTAGCTCTCTCGGCTGGTCCCTTGGTTTGAAATTGGGCAAAAATATAGACGAAATTCATGAGCCAGTTCCAGATTACGGAGAGAAATTACAATTCTCTATGAATAG ATTTTTCGCAAAGATGCCCACGGATAGGCTCATCCAACGTGGATCATGGGGTATCGAGATTGATCAACCAATCCACATCCCCCCTGGGGATCCAATCGCCCTTCGCCATGAAACGCAAGACCCAGATATTGCGCTGGACCGATACCACCTCCGCGTTGACTGGCAAACTCTCCGACGCCTCCCGGTATCCGCTGCTATGGTGTTCAGCTTTAGAGTGTTGTTCACTCCGGTGACCCAATTCCAGAATGAGCCGTACATACCTTCCCTCTTTCTAAAGAACTATAGAGAAGTCAAGCCAAATTTGTTGAAGCACAAGAATATATGGCATACTGAGGCGACTATCCTGCCTGCACTGGAGCTCTGGGAGAGGGAGCAAAAAGAGCAAGGTATTATTCCCGAAGATTGGCAACCTGCGACCTTAGATAACTACCCTTACTACCCTGGATGGGAAGAGCGCTGGAATGCCAATCAGAGCCTAAAGGAAACGCAGTGA
- a CDS encoding mitochondrial 54S ribosomal protein mL40 encodes MRSLSPVLASLANVFKIPISQTSTRPSVTRVCNETLLKKSTSGPVTSAVQAPAARSFSTTNALLKRKGGGPRGDRRVTLIRYFLHHPKTPRPLRFSRTRYLRHWTIHRAWQLFQAQQRRSEQLELQRQWQAMNAACEELRTGAGDGGKLFRKSMNKRGVFRDLFPIEYGRLQTEAPSQEGWNHEWKRMEKK; translated from the exons ATGCGGTCCCTCTCGCCCGTCCTCGCCTCCCTGGCGAACGTATTCAAGATTCCCATCTCGCAGACATCAACACGGCCGTCCGTGACCCGCGTGTGCAATGAGACCCTGCTGAAGAAATCGACCAGCGGCCCCGTCACCTCCGCTGTCCAGGCCCCGGCCGCCAGATCATTCTCGACCACTAACGCCTTGCTCAAGAGGAAGGGTGGTGGTCCTCGCGGTGATCGTCGAGTTA CTCTGATCCGTTATTTCCTTCATCATCCCAAGACGCCTCGTCCCCTTCGTTTCTCCCGGACTCGTTATCTCCGTCATTGGACCATCCATCGTGCCTGGCAACTGTTCCAGGCGCAGCAGCGTCGCTCCGAGCAGCTGGAGCTCCAGCGCCAGTGGCAAGCGATGAACGCGGCGTGTGAGGAGCTCCGGACTGGAGCCGGAGATGGAGGCAAGCTGTTCCGGAAGTCGATGAACAAACGCGGTGTGTTTAGGGATCTGTTCCCCATTGAGTATGGACGGTTGCAGACTGAGGCGCCCAGTCAGGAGGGCTGGAACCATgaatggaagaggatggagaagaaatgA
- a CDS encoding putative Rho GTPase Rho 2, with amino-acid sequence MAQQQNDNVMRRKLVIIGDGACGKTSLLSVFTLGYFPTHYVPTVFENYVTDCRVDGRSVQLALWDTAGQEDYERLRPLAYSKAHVILIGFSVDTPDSLENVKHKWIEEANERCPGVPIILVGLKKDLREDPLAIEEMRKKSLKFVTSKEGSDISTQIGARKYLECSSLTGEGVDDVFEAATRAALLTFDKRKSSCCIVL; translated from the exons ATGGCCCAACAACAAAATGACAATGTGATGCGAAG GAAGTTGGTGATTATCGGAGATGGTGCCTGTGGGAAAACTAGTTTGCTGAGTGTCTTCACCCTCGGTTATTTTCCGACT CATTAT GTCCCCACGGTTTTCGAGAATTATGTGACGGATTGCAGAGTTGATGGCCGGTCGGTACAATTAGCATTATGGGATACGGCTGGTCAAGAAGACTACGAACGGTTGCGTCCACTAGCATATTCCAAAGCGCATGTGATTCTGATCGGGTTCTCGGTGGATACTCCGGATTCCTTGGAGAACGTCAAGCACAAG TGGATCGAGGAGGCCAATGAGCGGTGCCCAGGTGTGCCGATAATCCTAGTTGGCTTAAAGAAAGATCTCCGGGAAGACCCTCTCGCGATTGAggagatgagaaagaagtcCCTAAAATTCGTCACGTCGAAGGAAGGGAGTGATATATCAACCCAAATCGGAGCCAGAAAGTACCTCGAATGCTCGTCCTTGACCGGAGAGGGGGTGGACGACGTCTTCGAAGCCGCTACACGCGCTGCTCTTCTCACATTCGATAAGCGTAAAAGTTCGTGCTGCATCGTGCTATGA
- a CDS encoding stress response protein nst1, which translates to MPDHMLSAPLRPTNGDTHTPNENLPPSSLDTKPMSVNRKKQKRRQKQAARLAAERQFENGVIHPDAADRNGLGPAGPGSHISDEPEIDHPANGDAYHDDELDAYSAHQDFQLDTHGPDDQKSTSRKSKKKKGKKNRANSQTLGDESSTPQSTPSVCMTHPLPPPLPPHLGPRTLVKPSKDRSIWNTSTQEERENIKTFWLELGEEERRQLVKVEKDAVLKKMKEQQKHSCSCTVCGRKRTAIEEELEVLYDAYYEELEQYANNNQGSFEKGAPIVPPPRLYQPPLRSPGQHTRTHGQYHPSRGRIHELPEDGEDLEEDYDEDDEDDEPYSDDDFEDEETRAARADFFAFGNSLTVKDGILTVADDLLKNDGKHFIDMMEQLAERRMQREEDTQYGIAAAHQSLHSGHNHGPYDDEDYDDEEDDDYDSQEEEDYEEDEMVCPGVNYFPDNVLQCKLTHCSQDAMTEEQRMEEGRRMFQIFAARMFEQRVLTAYREKVAEQRQQKLIEELMEEQTRNEQRNAKKAREAEKRKEKKRLQKQAKDEEKARREAEKAAEEAAAKAEHEKKLEEQRKKREEQRKKREAERKAQEEERAKKEADRQRRLREERERQADAERKQREQKEQEKKRREEARRKEREERESREKKAKEERERKAREEQAKKAGQDPQERKRLSQQGPVPIASNLHYPGLPGHLQSPHYQAATPVVPQAPTPVKARQPSQQDSHTSSPRSQPASTEPSQVSISPRSMAPSQSSGASSVTSKQGHAQQPMLHHPQPSTPLSPLGSIGRSFPPGFSNGLPPNPPGLAGIVPRPPIGHELPTYPPHSTPLMSQLRGFTAPNGIPVPPPGINGARPIPPGRGFPLDPGHGLPFHSQQPMSPFSTQPGGLAHGHTRQPSGSFERSPLDSHAQPFSISRPSPIKRPSSTQQEKGDANHAMQRHMDSLSAQLGSSALLDDADIPFTSNLSQSLPGATAPGSLPGPARASFAAPSLFPDPLSAPKHTNFPVNPGVGGSTWGAQLPFGASAFPGASTWGTVHGGGWSNNAFGSGGHHRAHTSRPVAIRLLVIQACKQLNTMSPSKGAAGYHDVNHVLRQVDQLRPPNEPSISLKEMLDICDTEGNTQNGGGSFLTKSDETGEYVKFESDTNSAASGHRGSIVPGEIGSPVPSSSIPAFGGIGSTASVLRQFSSPPTGF; encoded by the exons ATGCCAGATCATATGTTGAGTGCACCTCTACGCCCCACCAATGGCGACACTCACACTCCGAATGAAAACCTTCCCCCATCGTCGTTAGATACGAAGCCTATGTCAGTGAACCgcaagaaacagaaacgcCGCCAGAAGCAGGCCGCACGTTTGGCCGCAGAGCGCCAGTTTGAAAACGGAGTCATACACCCGGATGCCGCAGACCGAAATGGTCTCGGTCCCGCTGGGCCAGGAAGTCATATATCTGATGAACCGGAGATCGACCACCCTGCGAATGGAGACGCGTATCACGATGATGAACTAGACGCTTACAGCGCGCATCAAGATTTCCAGCTGGACACGCATGGGCCCGATGATCAGAAATCGACGAGTCGaaaatcgaaaaagaagaaaggaaagaaaaaccgTGCCAACTCGCAAACTCTTGGTGATGAAAGTTCCACTCCACAATCCACCCCATCCGTCTGCATGACACACCCTCTTCCGCCGCCTCTCCCACCGCATCTGGGCCCGCGTACGCTTGTCAAACCGTCCAAAGATCGCAGCATATGGAATACTTCCACGCAAGAAGAACGCGAGAATATCAAAACATTCTGGCTCGAGTTAGGTGAGGAGGAACGAAGGCAGCTGGTCAAAGTGGAAAAGGATGCGGTATTaaagaagatgaaagagCAACAAAAACACTCGTGCAGCTGCACCGTATgtggaaggaagagaacggcgattgaagaagagcttgagGTGCTGTATGATGCATACTATGAAGAGCTGGAACAATACGCCAACAACAATCAAGGATCGTTTGAGAAAGGTGCACCGATTGTCCCCCCACCCCGACTCTATCAACCACCGCTGCGATCGCCCGGACAACATACTCGGACACATGGTCAATATCACCCCTCAAGAGGTCGCATTCACGAGTTGCCTGAGGATGGTGAAGACTTGGAGGAAGATtacgacgaggatgatgaggacgatgaaCCGTACAGTGATGACGActtcgaagacgaagaaacgCGTGCAGCTCGCGCAGatttctttgcctttgggAACAGCTTAACTGTCAAAG ACGGGATTCTCACAGTTGCAGACGATCTCTTAAAGAATGACGGGAAGCATTTTATCGATATGATGGAGCAACTGGCCGAACGTCGAATgcaacgagaagaagatacaCAGTACGGAATAGCCGCAGCTCATCAGTCCCTCCATAGCGGTCATAATCATGGTCCTTATGACGATGAGGAttatgatgacgaagaggatgacgactACGATAgtcaggaggaagaagactaTGAGGAGGACGAGATGGTCTGTCCTGGAGTCAACTATTTCCCCGACAACGTGTTGCAGTGCAAGCTGACACATTGTTCTCAGGATGCTATGACGGAGGAGCAACGGATGGAGGAAGGCCGGCGAATGTTCCAGATATTTGCAGCTCGAATGTTCGAACAGCGCGTATTAACTGCCTACCGAGAGAAGGTTGCCGAGCAACGCCAGCAGAAGCTAATTGAGGAACTCATGGAGGAACAGACCCGCAACGAACAACGAAATGCCAAGAAAGCTCGAGAagcggagaagaggaaagagaagaaacgtCTTCAGAAACAAGCCAAAGACGAGGAAAAGGCACGAAGGGAAGCAGAGAAGGCCGCAGAGGAAGCCGCAGCTAAAGCTGAGCATGAGAAGAAGTTAGAGgaacagaggaagaagcgaGAAGAGCAACGAAAGAAGCGAGAAGCCGAGCGGAAGGCCCAGGAGGAGGAGCGCGCGAAAAAGGAAGCGGATAGACAACGGCGACTGCgcgaagaaagagaacgACAAGCGGATGCAGAACGAAAGCAACGGGAGCAGAAGgagcaagagaagaaacggCGAGAAGAGGCCCGGAGAAAGGAGCGGGAGGAACGTGAGTCGcgagagaagaaggcgaaagAAGAGCGCGAGCGCAAGGCCCGTGAGGAGCAAGCAAAGAAGGCTGGGCAAGACCCTCAAGAGCGTAAACGTTTATCGCAACAAGGACCGGTACCTATTGCATCGAATCTGCACTATCCAGGACTTCCGGGTCACCTTCAGTCTCCGCACTACCAAGCTGCTACACCAGTTGTACCTCAGGCGCCTACTCCGGTCAAGGCCCGTCAGCCATCCCAGCAAGACTCCCACACATCCTCCCCGCGGTCTCAACCGGCCAGCACCGAACCATCACAAGTGTCCATCTCTCCACGATCGATGGCGCCATCCCAGTCGTCCGGGGCCTCGAGTGTAACCTCCAAACAAGGTCACGCTCAGCAACCCAtgcttcatcatccccaaCCCTCAACACCACTGTCGCCACTTGGATCGATAGGGAGATCTTTTCCGCCGGGATTCTCGAATGGACTACCGCCGAATCCCCCTGGTTTAGCTGGGATTGTCCCTCGGCCGCCAATTGGTCATGAATTACCCACGTACCCACCGCATTCTACGCCTCTCATGAGTCAACTGCGAGGATTTACTGCACCTAATGGGATCCCTGTGCCTCCCCCGGGTATAAACGGAGCCCGTCCGATACCGCCTGGACGAGGGTTTCCCCTTGATCCAGGCCACGGTCTCCCATTCCATTCTCAACAGCCAATGTCACCGTTCTCTACTCAGCCTGGTGGCTTAGCACACGGACATACCAGACAACCGTCAGGCTCATTTGAGAGGTCTCCCCTCGATAGTCATGCCCAACCGTTCTCTATCTCCCGACCGAGCCCCATCAAGCGTCCATCTAGTACCCAGCAAGAAAAGGGTGATGCCAACCACGCTATGCAGCGGCATATGGACAGTTTGAGTGCTCAGCTGGGTAGCAGTGCCCTTCTTGACGACGCCGATATTCCTTTTACGTCGAACTTGTCACAGTCACTTCCTGGTGCAACAGCGCCGGGGTCTCTACCAGGACCGGCACGAGCCAGCTTTGCAGCTCCCTCGTTGTTCCCAGATCCCCTTAGTG CACCGAAACACACAAATTTCCCTGTCAATCCTGGTGTAGGCGGCAGCACGTGGGGAGCACAACTCCCCTTTGGGGCTTCTGCTTTCCCCGGCGCCTCGACATGGGGAACTGTTCACG GGGGCGGTTGGTCGAACAATGCGTTCGGGTCCGGAGGTCATCATCGTGCGCACACGTCGCGACCTGTTGCCATCCGGCTATTGGTGATCCAAGCCTGTAAGCAACTAAACACCATGAGTCCCTCCAAGGGGGCGGCTGGTTACCACGACGTGAACCACGTTCTTCGCCAGGTTGACCAGCTCCGGCCTCCAAACGAGCCCTCCATCTCGCTCAAAGAGATGCTCGACATCTGCGACACAGAAGGCAACACACAAAACGGCGGTGGCTCATTCTTAACCAAGAGCGATGAGACCGGCGAATACGTCAAGTTCGAGTCAGATACCAATAGTGCAGCCTCAGGCCACAGAGGCAGCATTGTACCCGGTGAAATCGGCAGTCCAGTTCCAAGCAGTAGCATACCAGCATTCGGCGGCATCGGCAGTACAGCATCAGTGCTACGacaattttcttctccacccacGGGGTTCTAG